The segment CCCGAAACGCCCATTGTCGCTAGCGGCGGCATGGCCGACGGGCGGGGACTGGTCGCGGCGCTCGCGCTGGGGGCGGACGCGGTCAACATGGGCACCCGATTCTGCGCCACGCAGGAAGCCGCGATCCATTCACACGTAAAGCGCAAGATCGTGGAGAACACGGAACTTGATACCGTGCTGGTCGGACGACCTTTCCGCAACACGGCGCGAGTGGCGCGCAACGCAGTTTCGGAAGAAGTGGCCACTATCCAGCGCAACCCCAACACCACTTTCGATGAGGTCAAGCACCTGATGGCCGGCGCGCGGGGCCGCGACCTCGTCTACGGGCAGGGCGACATGGATGGCGGTATCTGGAGCGCTGGACAAAGCCAGGCGCTGATCCACGACGTCCCGACGTGCAAGGAACTGGTCGCCAACATCATGGCCGAGGCCGAAGCGGTGCGCAGCCGGATCGACCGGATCGCTGGCTGACGCACCCGCACGAGGGGCAAGACGGGCACCAGGAGCCTTTCCTTAAGGAATTCGCACGCTATAGGGGCGCCGGTCTGCTGGGGCGTCGCCAAGTGGTAAGGCACCGGTTTTTGGTACCGGCATTCGCAGGTTCGAATCCTGCCGCCCCAGCCAGTCAGACCTAATCGCCGGCTTACCCGCCTGCGGATCGCTCGCTCTGGCAACGCGCGGGTTTTGCGCCGCGTGGCCCGACCTCGCGCAGGCGTTACTCTTTGCGGTCGGTTTTCCAGATAATCCGGTCCAGCAGCGACGGTTCGAGGACATCAAAATCGCTCGCCGCGTGCCGTTCGGGCATCGCCGCGGTGTTCACCAGACGGCCCCGCCGGGCGGCGGGGCGGGCGTCGATGGCGCGCACCCAGCGCGCGACGTTGGCGTATTCGTGCATCGACAGGAAGGTCGCGGCGTCATTGTAGGCATCGCCGCGAATGATGGCGCCCATCCAGCCCCAGGCGGCCACATCGGCGATCGAATAGTCCTTGCCGCCCAGGTACTCTGTCTCGCCCAACCGGTTGTCGGCGACCGAGAAAATGCGCTTGGCCTCCATCGCATAGCGGTTGATCGCGTATTCGAACTTGGCCGGGGCGTAGGCATAGAAATGACCGAAGCCGCCGCCCAGGAATGGCGCCGTGCCCATTTGCCACATCAGCCAACTCAGCACTTCTGCGCGCGCAGGGTTCGCGCGGGGAAGCAGGAAGTCGAACTTTTCCGCCAGATGCACCAGGATCGCGCCGCTTTCGAACACGCGGAACGGCTCCGGCCCGCTCCGATCCTCAAGGGCCGGAATCTTGCTGTTGGGATTGAGCGCGGTGAAGCCGCTGCCGAATTGGTCGCCGTCACGGATGTTGACCATCCACGCGTCGTATTCCGCATCGCTGAAGCCGGCGGCGAGCAGCTCCTCCAGCATGACGGTGACCTTCTGCCCGTTGGGCGTGCCGAGCGAATAAAGCTGGAACGGATGCTCGCCGACCGGCAGTTCCCGGTCGTGGCGTGGCCCCGCGGTGGGTCGGTTGATGCCCGCGAACACCCCGCCGTTTTCACTGTCATAAGTCCACACTGCAGGCGGGGTGTAGGTATCGTCGGCCATCGCGCGCTCCTGTTGGTAACGCGCCGAAGATGCGTACTCGTTCACATAAGCGCAAGAACCCGGAACCGGTCAGCCACGGTGCACGTTGGGCGGGACAATGGCGTCTTCCCTGCAATATGTCGAAGACTCCGGCGCGGGGATTACCCGGAAGAAAGTCGCGCATGGGTGGGCGTACTACGATCCGGATGGCGCCCGCATCACTGACCGCGACGAGATCGAGCGACTTAACAAGATTGCTTTGCCACCGGCATATACCGATGCCTGGTACTGCCCTGACGACTGCGGTCACCTGCTGGCGACCGGCATCGATGCCAGGGGGCGCAAGCAGTACCGCTACAACCCGGAATTCCGCGCGCAGCAGGAAGCCGAGAAGTTCGACGGCACCGCGCAGTTCGGACGTCTCCTGCCCAAGGTGCGCAAGCGCGTGGACAAGGATCTCGCCCGGCGAAAGCTGACCCGCGACCGCGCGGTCGCCAGCGTGGTCCGTCTGCTTGACTTGGGTGTTATCCGTGTCGGGAACGCCAGTTACGCCAAGGCGAACAAGAGCTTCGGTGCGACCACGCTGCTGCGCCGCCACGCAAAGCTGTCGGGCGCGAACCTGAAGCTTCGCTTCAAGGCCAAGAGCGGGGTGCTGCGCGAGACGAGCGTGTCGGACAAAAGCCTCGCCCGCTTCGTCCGCGCGGTCCAGGACTTGCCCGGCCAGCACCTGTTCCAGTGGGTCGATGATGAGGGTGAGGCGCACAACGTCGGGTCGACCGATGTGAACGCGTATCTGTGCGATGCGATGGGCGAACACTTCACCGCCAAGAACTTCCGCACCTGGCACGCCAGCGTGCTGGCCTTCCGGCTGCTGGCAGAAGCGGAGCGCCCGTTGACGATCAAGCAGTTGACCACCGAGGTGGCCGAACATCTCGGCAATACTCCGGCCATGGCGCGCAAGAGTTACATCCACCCCGCTGTCATCGCGTTGGTGGACAAGCAGCTCAAGTGGCGTGCCAGGCTCAAGCTGCCGCGCTCCACCAAGTGGTTGAGCGGCGAAGAGCGCGGTCTGATCAAGTTGCTCGAGAGTGGTCCCAAGGCGGCCAAGCTGCTGTCCGCAACTTGATCTGCATTCAGTTTGGAACGGGCGGTTCGCGCAGACGGTTTAGCGACGATGACAGGACCAAAGACCGCCGAAACGCTGGAGGGCGCTTTACCCGAAGCGCTGGACCGCCATGCCTGCAAGCTGCTCGACAAGGCGCATGAGCGCGAAAAAATGCTCGCAACGGCTGAAAGCTGTACCGGAGGGCTGCTCGCCGCCCTGCTGACTGACGTGCGCGGGCGGGGGCATGTGTTCGAGCGCGGCTTCGTCACGTATTCGGAAGAAGCGAAAAGCGACTTGCTCGGCATTCCGCTGGAAACGATCAAGCAGCACAATGCCGTCAGCCGCACCGTGGCCCTCGCCATGGCGAAAGGCGCGCTTGACCGCTCTCGCGCCGACATGGCGTTGTCGATCACCGGCTTCGCCGGCCCGGGCGGGGACGACGATGAGGAGGGGCTGGTACACTTCGCCTGCGCCCGCCGCGATGGGACAACCTGTCACCGGGAGGAGCACTTCGGGGCGATCGGCCGTGCCGGCGTGCGGCTCGCTGCGCTTGAAGTCGCGCTCCAGATGCTGGAAGAAGCACTCGACACATGACCGAGACCCGCGACCACCCGTTCTATTCGCTTCATTCGCATGGGCTGGTCCGCGTCGCTGCCAGCACGCCCAAGGTGCGCACCGCGGACGTGGCCTTCAATTGCCAGGCGATCCTGGATGAGGCGCGGCGGGCGCATGATGCGCATGTCGACCTGCTGATCTACCCGGAACTGTGCCTGTCGTCCTACGCGCTGGACGATCTACACATGCAACTCGCGCTGCTCGATGCGGTCGAGGCAGGAGTGGCGGAGGTGGTCGCCGCCAGCGTCGATCTGGTCCCCGTGATGGTGATCGGTGCGCCGCTGCGCCACAACGGCCGCATCTACAACTGCGCGCTGGCGATCCACCGCGGTCGGCTGCTGGGCGTGGTGCCGAAAAGCTATCTGCCCAATTACCGCGAATTCTACGAAAAACGCTGGTTCGCCAACGGACGCCAGATCGCCGGCCTGGAGATCGCGCTGAACGGTGAGAGCGTGCCCTTCGGCACCGACCTCATCTTCGCGGCGGACAATCTGCCGGGTTTCAAGCTTGCCATCGAGATCTGCGAGGATTTCTGGGCGCCGATCCCGCCATCCACCTATGCCGCGATGGCGGGCGCAACCATCCTGGCCAACCTTTCCGCCTCCAACATCGTCATCGGCAAGAGCGACGAGCGTCACATGCTGTGCCGTTCGCAAAGCGCGCGCGCCGTTTCGGCCTATATCTACTCCGCCGCGGGCCACGGGGAGAGCACGACCGACATGGCGTGGGATGGCCAGGGCATGATCTATGAACTGGGCGACCTGATGGGAGAGAGCGAGCGCTTCTCGCTCGAGCCCGAACTCTGCATCGCCGACATCGATTGCGAGCGCATCCTGGCGGACCGCATGCGGATGCAGACCTGGAACGATGCATGCGAGGCTGAGGGGCGGCCGGAGGACATCTACCGCACGGTGCTGTTCGAACACCAGCCGGCGGGCGGCGATCTCGACTTGATCCGACCGGTCCGGCGCTTTCCGTTCGTGCCCAACCGGATCGAGAGCCTCGACGCGAATTGCTTCGAAGCGTTCAACATCCAGGTCGATGGCCTGATGCGCCGCTTCCAGTCGACCCGCGGGGATTCGATGGTCATCGGCGTATCGGGCGGGCTTGATTCCACCCATGCGCTGATCGTCGCCGCCAAGGTGTGCGACCGGCTGGGTCTGCCGCGCACGACGATCCGTGGTTACACCATGCCGGGCTTCGGCACTTCAGAGGGCACAAAGACCAACGCCTGGAAGCTGATGAACGCGCTTGGCATCACTGCCGAGGAGATCGACATCAAACCGGCCGCGCAAGAGATGCTCGCCGCTATCGGCCACCCCTTCGGACGCGGCGAGCCGGTGTACGACGTCACGTTCGAAAACGTGCAGGCGGGTCTGAGGACCGACTATCTGTTCCGCCTGGCAGGTCATCACAACGGGTTCGTCATCGGCACTGGCGACATGAGCGAGCTGGCGCTGGGCTGGTGCACCTACGGCGTGGGCGACCAGATGAGTCACTACGGCGTGAACTCCGGCGTGCCCAAGACCTTGATCCAGTACCTCATCCGCTGGGCCGCGCGCACCAACCAGTTCGATCCCGCGACCGACGCGGTGCTCGACGCGATCGTGGGGCAGGAGATCAGCCCCGAACTGATCCCAGCCGGCGAAGACGGCGAGATGCAGAGCACCGAGGACAAGATCGGTCCGTACGAGCTCAACGACTTTTTCATGCATCACATCATCCGCTTCGGGCAGCGGCCCAGCAAGGTCGCATTCCTTGCCTGGCACGCCTGGCGCGATGCGCAGAGCGGTCGCTGGCCGGCCGAGTTTCCCGAACACCTGAAGAATGCCTATGACCTCGCGACGATCGCGCGCTGGT is part of the Altererythrobacter sp. TH136 genome and harbors:
- the yghU gene encoding glutathione-dependent disulfide-bond oxidoreductase; the protein is MADDTYTPPAVWTYDSENGGVFAGINRPTAGPRHDRELPVGEHPFQLYSLGTPNGQKVTVMLEELLAAGFSDAEYDAWMVNIRDGDQFGSGFTALNPNSKIPALEDRSGPEPFRVFESGAILVHLAEKFDFLLPRANPARAEVLSWLMWQMGTAPFLGGGFGHFYAYAPAKFEYAINRYAMEAKRIFSVADNRLGETEYLGGKDYSIADVAAWGWMGAIIRGDAYNDAATFLSMHEYANVARWVRAIDARPAARRGRLVNTAAMPERHAASDFDVLEPSLLDRIIWKTDRKE
- a CDS encoding CinA family protein; translation: MTGPKTAETLEGALPEALDRHACKLLDKAHEREKMLATAESCTGGLLAALLTDVRGRGHVFERGFVTYSEEAKSDLLGIPLETIKQHNAVSRTVALAMAKGALDRSRADMALSITGFAGPGGDDDEEGLVHFACARRDGTTCHREEHFGAIGRAGVRLAALEVALQMLEEALDT
- a CDS encoding NAD(+) synthase encodes the protein MTETRDHPFYSLHSHGLVRVAASTPKVRTADVAFNCQAILDEARRAHDAHVDLLIYPELCLSSYALDDLHMQLALLDAVEAGVAEVVAASVDLVPVMVIGAPLRHNGRIYNCALAIHRGRLLGVVPKSYLPNYREFYEKRWFANGRQIAGLEIALNGESVPFGTDLIFAADNLPGFKLAIEICEDFWAPIPPSTYAAMAGATILANLSASNIVIGKSDERHMLCRSQSARAVSAYIYSAAGHGESTTDMAWDGQGMIYELGDLMGESERFSLEPELCIADIDCERILADRMRMQTWNDACEAEGRPEDIYRTVLFEHQPAGGDLDLIRPVRRFPFVPNRIESLDANCFEAFNIQVDGLMRRFQSTRGDSMVIGVSGGLDSTHALIVAAKVCDRLGLPRTTIRGYTMPGFGTSEGTKTNAWKLMNALGITAEEIDIKPAAQEMLAAIGHPFGRGEPVYDVTFENVQAGLRTDYLFRLAGHHNGFVIGTGDMSELALGWCTYGVGDQMSHYGVNSGVPKTLIQYLIRWAARTNQFDPATDAVLDAIVGQEISPELIPAGEDGEMQSTEDKIGPYELNDFFMHHIIRFGQRPSKVAFLAWHAWRDAQSGRWPAEFPEHLKNAYDLATIARWLESFCKRFFGFAQFKRSAMPNGPKVSAGGALSPRGDWRAPSDAVADVWVDELRAGLPPLG
- a CDS encoding DNA topoisomerase IB, coding for MASSLQYVEDSGAGITRKKVAHGWAYYDPDGARITDRDEIERLNKIALPPAYTDAWYCPDDCGHLLATGIDARGRKQYRYNPEFRAQQEAEKFDGTAQFGRLLPKVRKRVDKDLARRKLTRDRAVASVVRLLDLGVIRVGNASYAKANKSFGATTLLRRHAKLSGANLKLRFKAKSGVLRETSVSDKSLARFVRAVQDLPGQHLFQWVDDEGEAHNVGSTDVNAYLCDAMGEHFTAKNFRTWHASVLAFRLLAEAERPLTIKQLTTEVAEHLGNTPAMARKSYIHPAVIALVDKQLKWRARLKLPRSTKWLSGEERGLIKLLESGPKAAKLLSAT